GGACAGCACAGCTGGCTAATCCTGAAATAATCATGCCTAAGTTAACGACAGCAAAGATGCTCTTGATGATTTTGATCCTCCAGTTGACGTTTGTGTTTAACATTGACTCTAGCCTTTGAGATAGTATTTCTAATCTCTAAGGTACCGTGTAAACGCTTTGGCTTGCCGCGTAAATCTCTAACGCACTGCTGATATGATATTAAGCTACATTCCAGGGTGGATCTATGGGACAAATTATTACTCAGGTTGATGCTTTCACTAATAAACCCTTTGCAGGGAACCCTGCTGCTGTGTGTGTTTTATCTACTCCCCAAGATGATGGCTGGATGCAAAACGTGGCACAGGAGATGAATTTATCTGAGACAGCTTTTCTAGTCAGACAGGACGACGGCTTTAATCTGCGTTGGTTTACGCCGACTGTGGAAGTACCGCTTTGTGGTCATGCTACCTTAGCTAGTGCCCATGTGCTATGGTCAGAGGCGCATCTGTTACCTGATGAAATTGCGCGTTTTCATACCAAAAGCGGAGTATTGATTGCTAAACGTCAAGGTGCTTGGATTGAGTTAGATTTTCCCGTGAATCACTCCCAAACAACAGTTGCCCCTCCAGAACTCAGCCAAGCTTTAGGTGTACCTTACAAAGCAGTTTTTCAGAATTCTCTGGGTTATTTGGTAGAAGTTGAGTCTGAAGATTTGGTACGGCAAATGCAGCCGAATTTTCAGGAGATAAAAAAATTACCTATAGATAATGTGATTGTCACCAGCAAAACTGATGCTGATTCAACTTATGACTTCGTTTCTCGCTTCTTTGCACCAGGAGTAGGTATTAATGAAGACCCAGTAACAGGTGCTGCCCATTGTTGCCTTGCTTCCTTCTGGCGCGATCGCTACATTAAAGATGAGTTCTTAGCTTATCAAGCATCTAGTCGTGGTGGAGTCGTAAAGGTACGTTATCAAGGGGGCGATCGGGTCTTTCTCGGCGGACAAGCTGTTACTGTGCTGCGAGGAGAATTAACCTTGTAGGGGCGTACAGCTGTATGCCCCTACAATCAAACCATGTGTCGCAAAGATTATTGAAATTGGTATTACGCATCAATACAAAGAGGGCCATACATAATTCAGCCCACCTTTTTTAAAGGTTAACTGCAACAGCTTCAGATTCTATAGTCTTACTTTGTTTTCCTATGTGATAGGTAACTACTGCTTTGACTCGCTCATGTCCTTTATAGCCGCTTTTGTTAGCTAATTCTATAACAATCTCAGAATTTTCTAGAGGTTTTAATTCAATCTCTTTGTGCTGAGACGTAAAATTTTGTCGTTTCCCATCTAAGAAGTTGCGGATTTCAACTTGAGTAATTTTGACGGTGACACTCTTATTTTGAGGATTTTCCAGGCGAATAAATACAGAAGCAAAGCCAATATTTCGTTGAGGATTATTAGGAATACCCAAGGGTGGTAAATTTTCTTGTCTAGGGATGAGGGTTACTTTTTTAATCAAACTATTATTTATCATGTTTTGTCTAGATTTAGATACAGAGTGAGTTTGTGCATGGCTCAAAGGAATACCACAGGCTTTAGTTGAACCAGCTACAACCAATAAAGCAATAAAAGTTGTAATATTTTTTTTCATCAGAGTTACTAGCTAGAAAATGTTACTGAATAAAATCCGGTAAGGATGAACCTATTCATCCCCACCGAAAATTAGAGAAAATATCAAACCTTAATTAAAGTTAAGTGTTTGACCAGGCAAAATATGTCTTCAGATTGAGCAATTGTTCCCAGGTTAATTCAGCGTGTTGATATCCCCAAGGA
Above is a window of Nostoc sp. UHCC 0702 DNA encoding:
- a CDS encoding PhzF family phenazine biosynthesis protein, which produces MGQIITQVDAFTNKPFAGNPAAVCVLSTPQDDGWMQNVAQEMNLSETAFLVRQDDGFNLRWFTPTVEVPLCGHATLASAHVLWSEAHLLPDEIARFHTKSGVLIAKRQGAWIELDFPVNHSQTTVAPPELSQALGVPYKAVFQNSLGYLVEVESEDLVRQMQPNFQEIKKLPIDNVIVTSKTDADSTYDFVSRFFAPGVGINEDPVTGAAHCCLASFWRDRYIKDEFLAYQASSRGGVVKVRYQGGDRVFLGGQAVTVLRGELTL